From one Amaranthus tricolor cultivar Red isolate AtriRed21 chromosome 17, ASM2621246v1, whole genome shotgun sequence genomic stretch:
- the LOC130803677 gene encoding uncharacterized protein LOC130803677 encodes MKKFSVLRLASGAIQRAEDKPLPLPPKDSATVEKGLEDVPSEQEALRLLEERKQVHIPDESERVVPPQTRGATKKSGKKKRKRDSSSHKEKSAKRPSGGAVPTARPLQIRPVEEETSPLQDSPRPSSDKGKEKMGESSAAPSSQYAEVYRRREVSPFRRDTPFPELGHKGLVVRFNRATSNLISKVDVDLLESMPPRDRVRQAQASAAEAFIRLAFELDANRQSAADQETMAALTSRCEELNEELTKLREDLPSLKEKLAKCSELKERLVRTEQWRERARKQLDQIIENLDAASTRSASISHEVGLLMDTHAKLVHQNQQLMQQVSADSSHFKMILSAAKVYKLCLTRKARIARDWLLSDEPEASKFLGDLTAEMVKAGTMISDEKYRLAAAELGMDFTSLQQTAEQKGSEALSNLAPVLDGESAVLVDTVWDAAEKRAWSEKINAEAEREALSLDLEQLALSSPPASDVPENLTLSNLEVLCLDLSNLIIDEGRNLQSLSRELSEIGVEPFNVEDYVSFTPSFEEGRIESPPPPGEDVEAFFDDV; translated from the exons atgaagaaattcagcgttcTGAGACTTGCTTCAGGGGCCATCCAGCGGGCCGAGGATAagcctcttccccttcctccAAAG gactcggcAACCGTGGAGAAGGGTCTGGAGGACGTGCCTTCGGAGCAAGAGGCTCTCCGACTTCTTGAAGAAAGAAAGCAGGTTCATATCCCCGATGAATCTGAGAGGGTGGTTCCTCCTCAGACGAGGGGTGCGACAaaaaagagtgggaagaagaagaggaagcgggATTCTTCTTCCCACAAGGAGAAGTCGGCAAAGAGGCCCTCCGGGGGCGCGGTCCCTACCGCCCGGCCCCTCCAAATAAGGCCAGTTGAAGAGGAGACCTCGCCCCTTCAAGACTCTCCACGGCCATCTTCAGATAAAGGGAAGGAGAAAATGGGGGAATCTTCCGCGGCTCCCTCCTCTCAATATGCCGAGGTTTACCGTCGCCGGGAGGTTTCCCCTTTTCGACGCGACACACCCTTTCCGGAGCTGGGGCATAAGGGCTTAGTAGTCCGCTTTaacagggcgacgtccaacTTAATCAGCAAAGTGGACGTCGACCTTTTAGAATCTATGCCCCCCCGTGATAGGGTGCGTCAAGCACAAGCTTCGGCGGCGGAG GCGTTCATACGGTTGGCCTTTGAGCTCGACGCCAACCGTCAAAGTGCCGCGGACCAGGAAACCATGGCCGCCCTTACCTCCCGCTGCGAAGAGCTGAACGAAGAATTAACAAAACTGCGGGAGGACCTGCCGAGCCTCAAAGAAAAACTGGCCAAGTGCTCTGAGCTGAAAGAACGCTTGGTCAGAACCGAACAATGGCGGGAAAGGGCGAGGAAGCAGCTGGATCAGATCATTGAGAACTTGGATGCTGCTTCCACCAGGTCCGCGAGCATCAGCCATGAGGTCGGCTTGCTGATGGATACTCATGCCAAgctcgttcatcagaaccagcaacTAATGCAGCAAGTGTCGGCCGATTCTTCCCATTTCAAAATGATTCTATCCGCGGCTAAAGTATACAAATTGTGCCTAACCAGGAAGGCCCGGATAGCTCGAGATTGGCTTCTctcggatgagccggaagcgTCGAAGTTTCTCGGAGATCTGACGGCCGAGATGGTGAAGGCCGGAACCATGATTAGTGACGAGAAGTATCGTCTGGCTGCCGCAGAGTTGGGCATGGATTTTACTTCCCTTCAGCAAACTGCTGAACAAAAGGGGAGTGAAGCTTTGTCCAACCTTGCTCCTGTCTTGGACggggagtcggcggtactggtcGACACGGTCTGGGACGCGGCCGAAAAGAGGGCCTGGTCTGAAAAGATAAATGCCGAGGCTGAAAGGGAGGCTTTAAGTCTCGACTTGGAGCAGCTGGCTCTCTCTTCTCCTCCGGCGTCAGATGTCCCAGAGAACTTGACGCTCTCCAACCTGGAGGTTCTATGCCTTGATCTATCGAATCTCATTATTGACGAAGGCCGGAACCTCCAGAGCTTGTCCCGGGAGTTGTCTGAGATCGGGGTGGAGCCGTTCAATGTTGAAGATTATGTCAGCTTCACCCCGAGTTTTGAAGAGGGAAGGATCGAATCTCCTCCGCCGCCGGGTGAAGATGTCGAGGCCTTTTTTGACGATGTATAA